One stretch of Syntrophobacterales bacterium DNA includes these proteins:
- a CDS encoding DEAD/DEAH box helicase yields the protein MKPLAHSARNGRPSQLYGEHVTGVVERTRTNVSEIFPYIDEEKAKSYLNIVTEAAIYHDLGKLAAQNQEVLLEKVKAKRLPIEHRDAGVKYLLGSAFESPSATLVYAHHRPGLPNIKEKMVEVAPFRFASAAADSDMHICGYLNLHKGEINSLDMGNQHLSEMLPKLSSLEYRILTSCLVDADYSDTAGEKLLQPHTRWTERLKKLDVYVRCLQRKADDSQSERNRLRSEFYACCKNASTEQALEYCNSPVGTGKTTAVMAHMLKLAAEHTLRHIFVVIPYTNIITQTVDVLRDALVLDGEHRAEIVAEHHHQADFESIELRHLASTWTAPIIVTTAVQFFETIASNLPSKLRKLHQLSGSGVIIDESHAALPIGLMPAAWRWITELSSQWGCRFCLCSGTSFKLWENPAFKNVHVSPLVTEQLSQGMECFERNRINLNIHEQNVPHFKDLRSFIDFINQHIGSRLVVLNTVRSAACLAKTLKKIGHDVLHLSTALTPNDREIVINKVKRRLDQKTNYPSDWTLVATSCVECGMDFSFHYGFCEMRSLASYLQLGGRISRNGEYKDSSLICFTIAADGLGTNPSFDISRNVFSKQIQSGDLSKLTITDAVSQSFRMECKEMGGLFDKIGKPERQKAFADVAEQFRVIHDDTIMVIASSILSEKLRAGVIISPRELQRNSVNIRRHVLKQLSLEERELPSLATDQYDDFLGYMKNLLL from the coding sequence ATGAAGCCTCTGGCTCATAGCGCAAGAAATGGTAGACCATCTCAGTTATATGGTGAGCATGTGACCGGAGTGGTTGAGCGTACCCGCACAAATGTGAGCGAAATCTTTCCCTATATTGATGAAGAAAAAGCGAAAAGTTATCTCAATATTGTGACAGAGGCGGCGATCTATCACGATCTAGGAAAATTGGCCGCTCAGAATCAGGAAGTCTTATTAGAAAAAGTTAAGGCCAAGCGCCTTCCCATAGAACATCGAGACGCAGGCGTCAAATATTTGCTTGGATCTGCTTTTGAATCTCCATCCGCAACGCTTGTTTATGCGCATCATCGCCCAGGGCTTCCTAATATTAAAGAGAAAATGGTTGAGGTTGCTCCATTCCGTTTTGCATCAGCAGCGGCTGACAGTGACATGCATATTTGTGGATATCTTAATTTACACAAAGGAGAAATCAACTCTTTGGATATGGGTAATCAGCATCTGTCAGAGATGCTGCCAAAGCTGTCTTCCTTAGAATACCGCATACTTACGAGCTGCCTTGTAGACGCAGACTATTCGGACACAGCTGGAGAAAAATTGTTACAACCCCATACGCGCTGGACAGAACGTCTGAAAAAACTAGACGTTTACGTCCGCTGTTTGCAAAGAAAAGCGGATGATTCTCAGTCTGAACGGAATCGACTTCGCAGTGAATTTTATGCTTGTTGCAAAAATGCATCCACCGAACAAGCATTGGAGTATTGCAACAGCCCTGTTGGCACCGGCAAGACAACAGCAGTCATGGCTCATATGCTAAAATTGGCTGCTGAACATACCTTGCGTCATATTTTTGTCGTGATACCGTATACAAATATCATCACACAGACTGTAGATGTTCTTCGTGATGCATTGGTTCTTGACGGAGAACATCGAGCAGAAATCGTTGCAGAACACCACCATCAAGCGGACTTTGAAAGTATTGAGTTGCGTCATTTAGCGTCTACCTGGACTGCTCCAATCATCGTGACAACAGCAGTGCAGTTTTTCGAAACCATTGCAAGCAATCTCCCCTCAAAACTGCGAAAACTTCATCAATTATCCGGCAGTGGTGTCATTATCGACGAAAGTCATGCCGCGTTACCAATAGGTCTAATGCCTGCGGCTTGGAGATGGATTACGGAATTGAGCAGCCAATGGGGATGCCGTTTTTGCCTTTGCTCGGGAACATCTTTTAAACTTTGGGAGAACCCAGCTTTCAAAAACGTGCATGTATCCCCTTTGGTGACAGAACAACTGTCTCAGGGCATGGAATGCTTTGAAAGGAACAGGATTAATCTAAATATTCACGAACAAAATGTACCTCATTTCAAGGATCTACGCTCATTTATCGACTTTATAAACCAACACATTGGTTCACGGCTTGTGGTTTTGAATACCGTTCGATCCGCAGCTTGTTTGGCAAAGACTCTCAAGAAGATTGGGCATGATGTACTGCACTTGTCAACCGCGCTGACTCCAAACGATCGGGAAATTGTCATCAATAAAGTTAAGCGTCGCTTGGATCAAAAAACAAACTATCCTTCGGATTGGACGCTTGTTGCCACAAGCTGCGTCGAATGTGGGATGGATTTTTCTTTTCACTATGGGTTTTGTGAAATGCGTTCTCTTGCAAGTTATTTACAACTCGGGGGGAGAATCAGTCGAAACGGTGAATACAAAGACAGCTCATTGATTTGCTTTACCATAGCGGCAGACGGGTTGGGAACCAATCCTTCTTTCGATATTTCTAGAAACGTATTCTCAAAGCAAATTCAGTCCGGCGATTTATCAAAACTTACTATTACCGATGCCGTGAGTCAAAGTTTTAGAATGGAGTGTAAAGAGATGGGCGGTTTGTTTGATAAAATAGGCAAACCTGAGCGGCAAAAAGCATTTGCCGATGTTGCAGAACAATTCCGTGTGATTCACGATGATACTATAATGGTTATAGCAAGTTCAATTTTATCGGAAAAACTTCGTGCTGGAGTGATTATTTCACCAAGAGAGTTACAACGCAACAGTGTAAACATTCGCCGCCATGTATTAAAGCAACTCTCCCTTGAAGAACGTGAATTACCCTCGCTTGCTACAGATCAATATGATGATTTCCTTGGATATATGAAAAATTTGTTGTTGTGA
- a CDS encoding type I CRISPR-associated protein Cas7, with amino-acid sequence MSDFIKRGTGLLLIDVKDSNPNGDPDRESDPRTRQDGRGEISPVSFKRKLRDLVSAKDSPVWQELSCELGLTETGFDILESKDTKRNDVKELTSEELLGKYWDVRVFGTTFLEEASGDKGSFISSGVVQFGLGVSLDPVKIERMTTTKVLPVEDDKSKGMAPLSYRIISYGLYTMPFFINATAAQKTRCTKKDIDLLLRLIPYAYKETASYIRSQVDIRYAFYVEHNRARGTFSDFKIIEALTPVRTGNGTGQAVSWRDYDENALLESFAELNKVLKGKTSPVANLMDTL; translated from the coding sequence ATGAGTGATTTTATCAAAAGAGGAACGGGTTTACTTCTAATTGATGTAAAAGATTCTAATCCCAACGGTGATCCTGACAGGGAAAGTGACCCTCGTACCAGACAAGACGGACGCGGCGAAATCTCACCTGTTTCTTTCAAACGCAAATTGCGCGACTTGGTCAGCGCAAAAGATTCCCCCGTTTGGCAAGAGCTTTCATGCGAACTGGGATTGACGGAAACCGGCTTTGATATTTTGGAGAGCAAAGACACAAAGCGCAATGATGTCAAAGAGTTAACCTCAGAGGAGTTGCTGGGAAAATACTGGGATGTTCGTGTTTTCGGAACAACATTTTTAGAAGAAGCGTCGGGCGATAAAGGCTCATTTATTTCCTCAGGGGTAGTTCAATTCGGGTTGGGGGTTTCTCTTGATCCAGTTAAAATTGAACGTATGACCACAACCAAAGTATTGCCTGTAGAAGATGATAAAAGCAAAGGCATGGCTCCACTGTCCTACCGAATTATTTCTTATGGGTTGTATACAATGCCATTTTTTATCAATGCAACTGCCGCGCAAAAAACGCGTTGTACCAAAAAAGATATTGATCTGCTTCTTCGTTTGATTCCGTATGCCTATAAGGAAACTGCTTCTTATATCCGTTCTCAGGTTGACATTCGATATGCATTTTATGTCGAGCACAATCGCGCCCGCGGCACATTTAGCGATTTCAAAATTATTGAGGCATTGACTCCTGTGAGAACCGGAAACGGCACCGGCCAAGCTGTTTCATGGAGGGATTACGACGAGAACGCGCTGCTAGAGAGCTTTGCAGAACTCAATAAGGTGCTCAAGGGAAAAACTTCTCCTGTCGCTAATCTGATGGATACACTATGA